In the genome of Streptomyces sp. NBC_00190, one region contains:
- a CDS encoding aldo/keto reductase, whose translation MKYTQLGRTGLKVSRLVLGTMNFGPQTDEPTSHGILDAALDAGLNFVDTANVYGWGANKGRTEEIIGTWFAQGGRRREKTVLATKVYGSMAAEGETWPNYDRLSALNIRRAVDASLKRLQTDYIDLYQFHHVDRRTPFEEIWQAVEVLIQQGKILYAGSSNFPGWKIAQANETAARTGRLGLVSEQCLYNLAERRAEMEVVPAAEAYGLGVIPWSPLHGGLLGGAIRKAAESGRSASGRSADALSNSSVRAQVQAYEDLLAKHGLEPGEAALAWLLTRPGVTGPIVGPRTREQLDSALRAVELELSEELLAGLDEIFPGPGPSPEAFAW comes from the coding sequence ATGAAGTACACGCAGCTCGGACGCACCGGTCTCAAGGTCAGCCGACTTGTACTCGGCACCATGAACTTCGGTCCTCAGACAGACGAACCCACCAGTCACGGCATCCTGGACGCCGCGCTCGACGCGGGTCTGAACTTCGTGGACACCGCCAACGTGTACGGGTGGGGCGCGAACAAGGGCCGCACCGAGGAGATCATCGGCACCTGGTTCGCCCAGGGCGGCCGCCGCCGCGAGAAGACGGTGCTCGCCACCAAGGTCTACGGCAGCATGGCCGCCGAGGGCGAAACCTGGCCCAACTACGACCGCCTGTCGGCGCTGAACATCCGGCGGGCCGTCGACGCCAGCCTCAAGCGGCTCCAGACGGACTACATCGACCTCTACCAGTTCCACCACGTGGACCGGCGGACCCCCTTCGAGGAGATCTGGCAGGCCGTCGAGGTCCTGATCCAGCAGGGCAAGATCCTCTACGCGGGCTCCTCGAACTTCCCCGGCTGGAAGATCGCGCAGGCCAACGAGACCGCGGCCCGCACCGGGCGGCTCGGGCTGGTCAGCGAGCAGTGCCTCTACAACCTCGCCGAGCGGCGCGCGGAGATGGAGGTCGTCCCGGCCGCCGAGGCGTACGGGCTCGGCGTGATCCCGTGGTCCCCGCTGCACGGGGGCCTGCTGGGCGGCGCCATCCGCAAGGCCGCCGAGTCGGGGCGCAGCGCTTCGGGCCGCTCCGCGGACGCGCTGTCCAACAGCTCGGTACGGGCGCAGGTGCAGGCGTACGAGGACCTGCTGGCCAAGCACGGGCTGGAGCCGGGGGAGGCCGCGCTGGCCTGGCTGCTGACCCGTCCCGGGGTCACGGGGCCGATCGTCGGACCGCGGACGCGGGAGCAGCTCGACTCGGCGCTGCGCGCGGTCGAGCTGGAGCTGTCGGAGGAGCTGCTGGCGGGCCTGGACGAGATCTTCCCCGGTCCCGGGCCGTCGCCGGAGGCGTTCGCCTGGTAG
- a CDS encoding GDSL-type esterase/lipase family protein has translation MRFMFVGDSMTIGRAGDYTWRYRMWQHLGATFGGPFSVVGPRSELYDTSADAPTSHEYADPGFPEDARRHLAGWGEGWQHMAPLIGPAARAGRADVLLVSLGLIDLGFYTKADETAANARRFIAAAREARPAVRMVLLPVIPNVRAEEDAPFAAEVARFNELLAKAVADLTTDASPILLAARPQSYDIHHDTYDGTHPNASGEHRLAGEFAAALHQAWGIGGPYQGL, from the coding sequence ATGCGTTTCATGTTCGTCGGCGACTCCATGACCATCGGACGCGCGGGCGACTACACCTGGCGCTACCGGATGTGGCAGCACCTGGGCGCGACCTTCGGCGGCCCCTTCTCGGTCGTCGGCCCGCGCAGCGAGCTGTACGACACCTCCGCCGACGCGCCCACCAGCCACGAGTACGCCGACCCGGGCTTCCCCGAGGACGCCCGCCGCCACCTGGCCGGCTGGGGCGAGGGCTGGCAGCACATGGCGCCCCTGATCGGCCCCGCGGCCCGCGCGGGCCGGGCCGACGTCCTGCTGGTCTCCCTCGGCCTGATAGACCTCGGCTTCTACACCAAGGCCGACGAGACCGCCGCCAACGCCCGCCGCTTCATCGCGGCCGCGCGCGAGGCCCGTCCGGCCGTCCGGATGGTCCTCCTTCCCGTCATCCCGAACGTCCGGGCCGAGGAGGACGCGCCGTTCGCGGCCGAGGTGGCCCGCTTCAACGAGCTCCTGGCGAAGGCGGTGGCCGATCTGACGACCGACGCCTCGCCGATCCTGCTGGCGGCGCGCCCGCAGTCGTACGACATCCACCACGACACCTACGACGGCACCCACCCCAACGCCTCGGGCGAGCACCGCCTGGCGGGGGAGTTCGCGGCCGCCCTCCACCAGGCCTGGGGCATCGGCGGCCCGTACCAGGGGCTGTAA
- a CDS encoding WD40 repeat domain-containing protein has translation MRLLPVSSASAALVLALLPTAALAAEGPGASSFTISDPRIKESSGLAASRIHPGVYWTHNDSDDGPYVYAVDSATGRTVARVTLTGIGKPRDVEAISLGPDGQLYVGDIGDNRDGTWDHVWIYRFPEPKQLADTTVKAEQFTVRYADGPRNAEALMVHPVTGRVYIASKNESKGGLYEGPEQLSASGTNVFRRVADVPWVTDGAFSPDGSTLALRGYFSARTYPWKDGRPQGEGERVNAPWQGQAESVTYTADGSALMFGSEGADSRVVAVPLSTAAPSASASPQPGSPSEAAPFPEPPGSFTKGALVLAVALALVAAAKRLLRRGGSAK, from the coding sequence ATGCGCCTGCTGCCGGTCTCGTCCGCCTCCGCCGCCCTCGTCCTCGCCCTGCTGCCGACGGCGGCCCTCGCGGCGGAGGGCCCCGGGGCTTCGTCGTTCACGATCAGCGATCCGCGGATCAAGGAATCGAGCGGGCTGGCGGCCAGCCGGATCCACCCCGGCGTGTACTGGACGCACAACGACAGCGACGACGGCCCGTACGTCTACGCGGTGGACTCGGCGACCGGCAGGACGGTGGCCCGGGTCACGCTGACCGGGATCGGGAAGCCGCGCGACGTCGAGGCGATCTCGCTGGGGCCGGACGGACAGTTGTACGTGGGTGACATCGGGGACAACCGGGACGGTACCTGGGACCACGTGTGGATCTACCGGTTCCCCGAGCCGAAGCAGCTGGCCGACACCACGGTCAAGGCCGAGCAGTTCACGGTGCGGTACGCGGACGGGCCGCGGAACGCGGAGGCGCTGATGGTGCATCCGGTGACGGGCCGGGTGTACATCGCGAGCAAGAACGAGAGCAAGGGCGGGCTCTACGAGGGTCCGGAGCAGCTGTCGGCGAGCGGGACGAACGTGTTCCGGCGGGTCGCGGACGTGCCGTGGGTGACGGACGGGGCGTTCTCCCCCGACGGGAGCACGCTGGCCCTGCGGGGTTACTTCTCTGCCCGTACGTACCCGTGGAAGGACGGTCGGCCGCAGGGCGAGGGCGAGCGGGTGAACGCGCCGTGGCAGGGGCAGGCGGAGTCGGTGACGTACACGGCGGACGGGTCGGCGCTGATGTTCGGCTCCGAGGGCGCCGACAGCCGTGTCGTCGCGGTCCCGCTGTCCACGGCGGCTCCCTCCGCGTCCGCCTCGCCGCAGCCCGGCTCTCCCTCGGAGGCGGCCCCGTTCCCGGAACCCCCCGGCAGCTTCACCAAGGGAGCCCTCGTCCTGGCGGTCGCCCTGGCCCTGGTCGCCGCCGCGAAACGCCTCTTGCGCCGCGGCGGCTCCGCCAAGTAG
- a CDS encoding SPFH domain-containing protein — translation MAIGVVAGVVLAAILTLIGLFKLMWRVAEPNEALVISGSAHKTEGIGEGMGFRIVTGRGTLVLPGVQAVRKLSLDLNETQLNVDCVTHQGIPLRVKGVVIFKIGDDFVSIANAARRFLDQQKMMPERVHIVFAGHLRSIVGGLTVEDMIRDREKLTGQTRAACGTEMEKLGLIVDSLQIHEIEDPTGYIKNLAMPHAAAVQRDARIAQAEANRLATEAEQAAFARMSEATRDSEILQAGYQAERDKAAATARQAGPLSEAAARQEVVVQETRVAELEAHRREQQLQADVRKPADAAAYETRTRAEAERDARISAAQAKAKETELAAAAEATRVTTAATADAAATEARGLAAAKATRATGEAEAAATQAKGLAVAASAKAKGLAEADAIKARAAALAENQEAVVAQQLAENWPAIVEAGAGAFGNVEHMVLLNGAEGMSEMFAKALTMGGTGLGVARQLLASMSQQTSDPAGSTGSAGPGGSAGSTLNGRIPIREE, via the coding sequence ATGGCTATCGGCGTCGTGGCGGGAGTCGTTCTCGCCGCAATTCTGACTTTGATCGGCCTGTTCAAGCTCATGTGGCGGGTGGCCGAACCCAACGAGGCGCTCGTCATCTCCGGTTCCGCGCACAAGACCGAGGGCATCGGGGAGGGCATGGGGTTCCGGATCGTCACCGGGCGCGGGACGCTGGTCCTGCCCGGGGTGCAGGCGGTGCGGAAGCTGTCGCTGGACCTCAACGAGACGCAGCTGAACGTGGACTGCGTGACCCACCAGGGCATCCCGCTGCGGGTCAAGGGCGTGGTGATCTTCAAGATCGGCGACGACTTCGTGTCCATCGCCAACGCCGCGCGCCGTTTCCTGGACCAGCAGAAGATGATGCCCGAGCGGGTGCACATCGTCTTCGCCGGCCATCTTCGCTCCATCGTGGGCGGGTTGACGGTCGAGGACATGATCCGGGACCGGGAGAAGCTGACCGGGCAGACCCGGGCGGCCTGCGGTACCGAGATGGAGAAGCTGGGCCTGATCGTCGACTCGCTCCAGATCCACGAGATCGAGGACCCGACGGGCTACATCAAGAACCTGGCGATGCCGCACGCGGCCGCCGTGCAGCGGGACGCGCGGATCGCGCAGGCCGAGGCGAACCGGCTGGCGACCGAGGCCGAGCAGGCCGCGTTCGCCCGGATGTCGGAGGCCACCCGCGACAGCGAGATCCTCCAGGCCGGCTACCAGGCCGAGCGGGACAAGGCCGCGGCGACGGCACGGCAGGCGGGTCCGCTGTCGGAGGCGGCCGCGCGTCAGGAAGTCGTCGTGCAGGAGACCCGGGTCGCGGAGCTGGAGGCGCACCGGCGCGAGCAGCAGCTTCAGGCGGACGTACGCAAGCCCGCGGACGCGGCGGCGTACGAGACGCGGACCCGGGCGGAGGCCGAGCGCGACGCCCGGATCTCGGCGGCGCAGGCCAAGGCGAAGGAGACGGAGCTGGCGGCCGCCGCGGAGGCCACACGGGTGACGACGGCGGCGACCGCCGACGCGGCGGCCACCGAAGCCCGCGGTCTCGCGGCGGCGAAGGCCACCCGGGCGACCGGTGAGGCCGAGGCCGCGGCCACCCAGGCGAAGGGCCTCGCGGTGGCGGCGTCGGCGAAGGCGAAGGGCCTCGCCGAAGCCGACGCGATCAAGGCGCGGGCCGCCGCACTCGCCGAGAACCAGGAAGCGGTCGTCGCCCAGCAGCTCGCCGAGAACTGGCCCGCGATCGTGGAGGCGGGCGCGGGAGCCTTCGGGAACGTGGAGCACATGGTCCTGCTGAACGGGGCCGAGGGCATGTCGGAGATGTTCGCGAAGGCGCTCACGATGGGCGGCACCGGCCTGGGCGTGGCCCGCCAGCTCCTGGCGTCGATGTCCCAGCAGACCTCTGACCCCGCCGGTTCCACCGGTTCCGCGGGCCCGGGCGGGTCCGCCGGGTCCACGCTCAACGGCCGCATCCCGATCCGGGAGGAGTAG
- a CDS encoding DUF3027 domain-containing protein → MSAATTRSRTPRTPDRLCVEAVELARSAAEEAAFPGVVGAHVSAVAEGDRVVTHFFESKEPGYRGWRWAVTVTRASRAKNVTLDETVLLPGDDALLAPEWVPWSERLRPGDMGPGDLLPTDSDDLRLEQGWSGEDAPPPNSMVSTEMAELVEAEDADVTDRTVVPVRGSITSVAEELGMRRARVLSRYGLHTAADRWDESFGAKTPMAQAAPASCLSCGFLVAIGGSLGQAFGVCANEFSPADGRLVSLSYGCGGHSEAAVMPAPLRPAPPVLDSMASDEFLLRPASDTGSVPVSDLPAADLGHS, encoded by the coding sequence GTGAGTGCTGCGACGACGCGAAGCCGTACCCCGCGTACCCCCGACCGCCTGTGCGTCGAGGCGGTAGAACTCGCCCGCTCGGCGGCCGAGGAGGCCGCCTTCCCCGGCGTGGTGGGCGCGCACGTCTCCGCCGTGGCGGAGGGTGACCGGGTCGTCACGCACTTCTTCGAGTCCAAGGAACCGGGCTACCGGGGCTGGCGCTGGGCCGTCACCGTGACCCGCGCCTCCCGCGCGAAGAACGTCACCCTCGACGAAACGGTGCTCCTGCCCGGCGACGACGCGCTGCTCGCCCCCGAATGGGTGCCGTGGAGCGAACGGCTGCGCCCCGGCGACATGGGCCCCGGCGACCTGCTGCCCACCGACTCCGACGACCTGCGCCTGGAGCAAGGCTGGTCGGGCGAGGACGCCCCGCCGCCGAACTCGATGGTCTCCACCGAGATGGCCGAGCTCGTCGAGGCGGAGGACGCCGACGTCACCGACCGCACGGTGGTCCCGGTGCGCGGCTCCATCACCTCGGTCGCCGAGGAACTGGGCATGCGGCGCGCCCGCGTGCTGTCGCGGTACGGGCTGCACACCGCGGCCGACCGCTGGGACGAGTCGTTCGGTGCGAAGACCCCGATGGCGCAGGCGGCGCCCGCGTCGTGCCTCTCCTGCGGCTTCCTGGTCGCGATCGGCGGCTCGCTGGGCCAGGCCTTCGGCGTCTGCGCGAACGAGTTCAGCCCGGCCGACGGCCGGCTGGTCTCCCTGTCGTACGGCTGCGGCGGGCACTCGGAGGCCGCGGTCATGCCGGCGCCGCTGCGGCCGGCGCCGCCGGTGCTCGACTCGATGGCCTCGGACGAGTTCCTCCTGCGCCCGGCCTCCGACACCGGCTCGGTCCCGGTCTCGGACCTCCCCGCCGCGGACCTGGGCCACTCGTAG
- a CDS encoding MFS transporter yields the protein MAPVRSSGDGSGPVRRAGRALGRALHLPFTGTARGIRRATHAHGAGESGLGKLIELHAINGAGDVMITVALASTVFFSVPTDEARGRVALYLGITMLPFTLLAPVIGPLLDRLPHGRRAAMAAAMLARALLALMMSGAVATGGLELYPAALGVLVASKSYGVVRSAVVPRLLPPGFPLVKANSRVTLAGLLATGAAAPVGAALHLIGPEWPLYGACLIFVWGTVAAFTLPHKVDEAKGERRARLSTHEAHSKRPGLRTVSRSVLCGLLANASMRALSGFLIFFLAFLLREHPLAGQSAAVSLGIVGVSAGVGNACGTAVGAWLRARAPEAIVAAVLSLTLAVAILAAAFFSGLMMAVLAATAGFCQALAKLSLDAMIQRDVPEAVRNSAFARSETLLQVAWVLGGAIGIVLPLNGVLGMSVAAAMVALGTTMAFRGLVGAPRHHHPGTSRPRVA from the coding sequence GTGGCACCCGTACGGTCGTCCGGCGACGGCTCGGGACCGGTCAGGCGGGCCGGCCGGGCCCTGGGGCGTGCCCTGCACCTGCCGTTCACCGGTACGGCGCGCGGCATCCGGCGGGCCACGCACGCGCACGGGGCGGGTGAATCGGGCCTCGGCAAGCTGATCGAGCTGCACGCCATCAACGGCGCCGGCGATGTGATGATCACAGTGGCGCTGGCCTCGACGGTGTTCTTCTCCGTACCCACGGACGAGGCACGCGGCCGGGTGGCCCTGTACCTGGGGATCACGATGCTCCCCTTCACCCTGCTGGCCCCGGTGATCGGGCCGCTGCTGGACCGGCTGCCGCACGGGCGGCGGGCGGCGATGGCGGCCGCGATGCTGGCCCGGGCGCTGCTGGCGCTGATGATGTCGGGCGCGGTGGCCACGGGCGGACTGGAGCTGTATCCGGCGGCGCTGGGGGTGCTGGTCGCGTCCAAGTCGTACGGAGTGGTGCGCAGCGCCGTGGTCCCGCGCCTCCTCCCGCCCGGATTCCCCCTCGTCAAGGCGAACTCCCGGGTCACGCTGGCCGGCCTGCTGGCCACGGGCGCGGCGGCACCGGTGGGCGCCGCGCTGCACCTGATCGGGCCGGAGTGGCCGCTGTACGGAGCCTGCCTGATCTTCGTCTGGGGCACCGTCGCGGCGTTCACGCTGCCGCACAAGGTGGACGAGGCCAAGGGCGAGCGGCGGGCCCGGCTCTCCACCCACGAGGCGCACTCGAAGCGGCCGGGGCTGCGCACGGTCAGCCGCTCGGTCCTGTGCGGCCTGCTGGCGAACGCCTCGATGCGCGCGCTGTCCGGCTTCCTGATCTTCTTCCTGGCGTTCCTGCTGCGCGAGCATCCCCTGGCGGGGCAGAGCGCGGCGGTGTCGCTGGGGATCGTGGGCGTCTCGGCGGGCGTCGGGAACGCGTGCGGCACGGCGGTGGGCGCGTGGCTGCGGGCCAGGGCGCCCGAGGCGATCGTCGCGGCGGTGCTGAGCCTGACCCTCGCGGTCGCGATCCTGGCGGCGGCCTTCTTCAGCGGCCTCATGATGGCCGTACTGGCCGCCACGGCGGGCTTCTGCCAGGCGCTGGCGAAGCTGTCGCTGGACGCGATGATCCAGCGGGACGTCCCGGAGGCGGTACGGAACTCCGCCTTCGCCCGGTCGGAGACGCTGCTCCAGGTGGCGTGGGTGCTCGGCGGCGCGATCGGCATCGTCCTGCCGCTGAACGGCGTCCTGGGCATGTCGGTGGCCGCGGCCATGGTCGCCCTGGGCACCACGATGGCCTTCCGCGGCCTCGTGGGAGCCCCCCGCCACCACCACCCGGGCACCTCCCGCCCCCGGGTGGCCTGA
- a CDS encoding DUF2771 domain-containing protein produces the protein MTAPLIPGRARRSVAALGAVSAGFLLLSACGDKPTPLATVTVGTSTVSAEAACQEGKEPLTMEKLQECLTEAKNAKTIEYGRGDTLRLGVEPDVVEGGKKWQAVLDGQQITEPSENTYRSFPGADVFATGGQGEAPASKKLAIVQLGEDGKPISVWTVNLKLK, from the coding sequence ATGACCGCACCGCTTATCCCGGGTAGGGCCCGCCGCAGCGTCGCGGCCCTCGGAGCCGTTTCCGCCGGCTTCCTCCTCCTCTCCGCATGCGGGGACAAGCCGACGCCCCTGGCCACCGTGACGGTCGGCACCTCGACGGTGTCCGCCGAAGCCGCCTGCCAAGAAGGCAAGGAGCCGCTCACGATGGAGAAGCTCCAGGAGTGCCTCACCGAGGCGAAGAACGCCAAGACCATCGAGTACGGGCGGGGTGACACCCTGCGTCTCGGGGTCGAGCCCGACGTCGTCGAGGGCGGCAAGAAGTGGCAGGCGGTCCTGGACGGCCAGCAGATCACCGAGCCGTCCGAGAACACCTACCGCAGCTTCCCGGGCGCCGACGTCTTCGCCACCGGCGGCCAGGGCGAGGCCCCCGCCTCGAAGAAGCTGGCCATCGTCCAGCTCGGCGAGGACGGCAAGCCGATCTCCGTCTGGACCGTCAACCTCAAGCTCAAGTAA
- a CDS encoding futalosine hydrolase, which yields MRVLVVTAVAAEADSVVSAFHGPTPHPDAPGPEPRTLAGGYHVTRRDLPGIAFDVLVGGVGPAAAAAGTATALVLADYTLVVSAGIGGGFQPAAPPGSLVVADAIVAADLGAETPDGFLDVRALGFGHSVHLPPPELAARAAEATGALLAPVLTVSTVTGTAARAAELAARHPMAGAEAMEGFGVAEAAAAHGLPVLEIRAVSNAVGPRDRAAWRIGDALAALADGFRTLGPVLANWGERHER from the coding sequence GTGCGCGTGCTCGTCGTGACCGCGGTGGCGGCGGAGGCCGACTCCGTCGTCAGCGCTTTCCATGGGCCGACCCCTCATCCGGACGCCCCCGGTCCCGAGCCGCGCACCCTGGCCGGGGGCTACCACGTCACCCGGCGGGACCTTCCCGGCATCGCCTTCGACGTCCTCGTCGGAGGCGTCGGTCCGGCGGCGGCCGCCGCCGGCACCGCCACCGCCCTGGTCCTCGCCGACTACACGCTCGTCGTCTCCGCCGGGATCGGCGGCGGGTTCCAGCCCGCCGCACCGCCCGGCTCCCTCGTGGTCGCGGACGCGATCGTCGCCGCCGACCTGGGCGCCGAGACCCCCGACGGCTTCCTGGACGTCCGGGCGCTCGGCTTCGGGCACAGCGTGCACCTGCCGCCGCCCGAGCTCGCCGCCCGCGCCGCCGAGGCGACCGGGGCGCTGCTCGCGCCCGTGCTGACCGTCTCCACCGTCACCGGGACCGCCGCCCGGGCCGCCGAGCTCGCCGCCCGGCACCCGATGGCCGGGGCCGAGGCCATGGAGGGCTTCGGGGTCGCGGAGGCGGCCGCCGCGCACGGGCTGCCCGTACTGGAGATCCGCGCCGTGTCCAACGCCGTGGGCCCCCGTGACCGTGCCGCCTGGCGGATCGGGGACGCGCTCGCCGCCCTCGCCGACGGCTTCCGCACGCTGGGGCCCGTACTCGCGAACTGGGGAGAACGCCATGAGCGGTAA
- a CDS encoding 1,4-dihydroxy-6-naphthoate synthase, translated as MSGNAVKIAYSPCPNDTFVFDAWAHGRVPGAPALDVTFADIDITNGMAERGELDVLKVSYAVLPWVLEEYALLPCGGALGRGCGPLVLTREPGTGLAGKTVAVPSERSTAYLLFRLWAADVLPDGVGKVVVLPFNEIMPAVRDGRVDAGLVIHEARFTYQDYGLHCLADMGGHWESTTGLPIPLGAIIAKRSLGEQRLHALAESARTSVRMAWDDPEASRPYVRAHAQELDPAVADQHIGLYVNEFTADLGDDGYAAVRGLLTRAAAEGLVPAISPGALAFP; from the coding sequence ATGAGCGGTAACGCCGTGAAGATCGCCTACTCGCCGTGCCCGAACGACACCTTCGTCTTCGACGCCTGGGCACACGGCCGCGTCCCGGGCGCGCCCGCCCTCGACGTCACCTTCGCCGACATCGACATCACCAACGGCATGGCCGAGCGCGGCGAGCTGGACGTGCTGAAGGTGTCGTACGCCGTGCTGCCGTGGGTGCTGGAGGAGTACGCGCTGCTGCCCTGCGGCGGCGCCCTGGGGCGCGGCTGCGGCCCGCTGGTGCTCACCCGTGAGCCGGGGACCGGCCTCGCCGGGAAGACGGTGGCCGTGCCGAGCGAACGCTCGACCGCCTACCTGCTGTTCCGGCTGTGGGCGGCGGACGTGCTCCCGGACGGGGTCGGCAAGGTGGTCGTGCTGCCGTTCAACGAGATCATGCCGGCGGTGCGCGACGGCCGGGTGGACGCCGGACTGGTCATCCACGAGGCCCGGTTCACCTATCAGGACTACGGCCTGCACTGCCTGGCCGACATGGGCGGGCACTGGGAGTCCACGACCGGCCTGCCGATCCCGCTCGGCGCGATCATCGCCAAGCGCTCGCTGGGCGAGCAGCGGCTCCACGCGCTCGCCGAGTCCGCCCGTACATCGGTGCGGATGGCCTGGGACGACCCCGAGGCGTCCCGGCCGTACGTACGCGCCCACGCGCAGGAGCTGGACCCGGCCGTCGCCGACCAGCACATCGGGCTCTACGTCAACGAGTTCACCGCCGACCTCGGCGACGACGGTTACGCGGCCGTGCGCGGGCTGCTGACCAGGGCGGCGGCCGAGGGACTGGTACCGGCCATTTCGCCCGGCGCGCTCGCCTTCCCGTAG
- a CDS encoding cold-shock protein: MPTGKVKWFNSEKGFGFLSRDDGGDVFVHSSVLPAGVDSLKPGQRVEFGVVAGQRGDQALSVTVLDPAPSVAAAQRRKPDELASIVQDLTTLLENITPMLERGRYPDKVHGTKIAGLLRAVADQLDV, translated from the coding sequence GTGCCTACCGGCAAGGTCAAATGGTTCAACAGTGAGAAGGGCTTCGGCTTTCTCTCCCGTGACGACGGCGGCGACGTCTTCGTCCACTCGTCGGTGCTCCCTGCCGGGGTCGACTCCCTCAAGCCCGGCCAGCGCGTCGAGTTCGGTGTCGTGGCCGGACAACGCGGTGACCAGGCGCTTTCGGTGACGGTGCTGGATCCGGCGCCGTCCGTCGCGGCGGCCCAGCGCCGCAAGCCGGACGAGCTCGCCTCGATCGTGCAGGACCTCACGACCCTGCTGGAGAACATCACTCCGATGCTGGAGCGCGGCCGTTACCCCGACAAGGTGCACGGCACGAAGATCGCCGGCCTGCTGCGCGCGGTGGCCGACCAGCTCGACGTCTGA
- a CDS encoding HAD family hydrolase: MNLTVGFDLDMTLIDSRPGIKAAYQALSAETGTFIDADEAVTRLGPPLDEELAYWFPEAEIPAMADRYREIYPTYAIGPTPAMPGAREAIEAVQALGGRAIVVTAKHEPNARLHLEHLGIEPDAVIGWLWAEAKAGALREYGAQVYVGDHVGDVRGARKAGALSVVVPTGPCPEPELRAAGADVVLPDLTALPGWLAQYVAAQPV, from the coding sequence ATGAACCTCACCGTCGGCTTCGACCTCGACATGACCCTCATCGACTCGCGTCCGGGCATCAAGGCCGCCTACCAGGCGCTCTCGGCCGAGACGGGTACGTTCATCGACGCCGACGAGGCGGTCACGCGGCTCGGGCCGCCGCTGGACGAGGAGCTCGCGTACTGGTTCCCGGAGGCCGAGATCCCGGCCATGGCCGACCGCTACCGCGAGATCTATCCCACATACGCCATCGGGCCGACCCCGGCGATGCCGGGTGCGCGCGAGGCGATCGAGGCCGTCCAGGCGCTCGGCGGCCGCGCGATCGTCGTCACGGCCAAGCACGAGCCCAACGCCCGCCTGCACCTGGAGCACCTGGGCATCGAGCCCGACGCCGTCATCGGCTGGCTCTGGGCGGAGGCCAAGGCCGGGGCGCTGCGCGAGTACGGGGCGCAGGTCTACGTCGGTGACCACGTGGGCGACGTACGCGGGGCCCGCAAGGCCGGCGCGCTGTCCGTGGTCGTGCCGACCGGTCCGTGCCCCGAGCCGGAGCTGCGGGCGGCGGGCGCGGACGTGGTGCTCCCGGACCTCACCGCGCTGCCGGGGTGGCTCGCGCAGTACGTCGCCGCGCAGCCCGTCTGA